From the Lampris incognitus isolate fLamInc1 chromosome 6, fLamInc1.hap2, whole genome shotgun sequence genome, one window contains:
- the LOC130113830 gene encoding troponin I, fast skeletal muscle-like, producing MSHDKKMTSSRKHHLKSVMLAIAANWIENEKKELVAAKKAYMAEHCPAPNTSGDQAALINICKQLHAAIDKIDEDRYDILTKVGKADKEIDDLKIKVVDVAGVKKPALKKVRMSADAMLKALLGSKHTVNMDLRANLKQVKKEVKEEPSEAVGDWRKNIEDKADRKKMFETS from the exons ATGTCTCACGA caagaagatgacGTCAAGCCGCAAGCATCATCTGAAG AGTGTGATGCTGGCCATCGCTGCTAACTGGATAGAGAATGAGAAGAAGGAACTTGTTGCTGCGAAGAAAGCCTACATGGCTGAGCACTGTCCTGCTCCAAACACAAGCGGAGACCAGGCAGCCctgatt AACATATGCAAACAGCTGCATGCAGCCATTGACAAAATTGATGAGGACAGGTATGATATCCTTACCAAAGTGGGCAAGGCTGATAAGGAG ATCGATGACCTGAAGATCAAAGTCGTGGATGTGGCGGGCGTCAAGAAGCCCGCCCTGAAGAAAGTGCGCATGTCCGCTGACGCCATGCTCAAAGCTCTGCTGGGCTCCAAGCACACAGTCAACATGGACCTGAGGGCCAACCTCAAACAAGTCAAGAaggaggtcaaagaggag CCTTCAGAGGCAGTCGGAGACTGGCGTAAGAACATTGAAGACAAGGCTGACAGGAAGAAGATGTTTGAGACATCCTAA